The Microbacterium paraoxydans genome includes a window with the following:
- a CDS encoding BCCT family transporter produces the protein MDTPDEKPTERSAGSPTRPRTDAVVTGTHRQAAKASETARKIVRDITTVPPRSVHPALVPGVSVEETGRTYRTDPLVFGVAAAFALAFIAWGVFAGDNLAGTTSTVLAWVVEYFGFFFTTIATIILVFMLFVGFSKYGRIPLGRDDEEPEFSMFSWISMLFAAGMGIGLVFWGAAEPLTFFENPPPGTVEANTLEAMHTAQAQVLYHWGPQAWAFYALVGGAIAYGAYRRGRTPLISSIFAPLLGENRTTGPVGRTIDIFSIIVTLFGTAASLGLGALQIGHGVELVSGIGPLGNGILIAVIAVLTACFIASAVSGVSKGIRALSNINAVVAILLAFFVFFVGPTLLILNVIPSVAVQFLGDLPTMIGRSASQGEAAQAFLSSWTIFYWAWWISWSPFVGMFIAKISRGRSLRQFVSVVIVVPSAISLVWFAIFGTTAIQQQMDGAGLVVDPPEEVLFGVLENLPFPLITSIVLILLIAIFFITGADSASLVMGTLSQQGRPEPSRWVAVVWGVLVGVIAAVLLVSGAEGSGLQSLQNATIIAALPFAIIMAFMMIAFMKDLRRDPLILRDRYARAAVRHSVMAGLEEYGDDFALVPVEYDHSEDDLAWIDEDTVDDTLAEVYEAATEAIDIIPPAEVDAAVDAAMDAPADKD, from the coding sequence ATGGACACGCCTGACGAGAAGCCCACCGAACGCTCCGCAGGATCCCCGACCCGTCCGCGCACCGACGCCGTCGTGACCGGAACGCACCGCCAAGCCGCGAAGGCCTCCGAGACGGCGCGCAAGATCGTCCGCGACATCACGACGGTCCCGCCGCGCAGCGTGCACCCGGCGCTGGTTCCCGGGGTGTCGGTGGAGGAGACGGGGCGCACCTACCGGACCGACCCGCTCGTGTTCGGCGTTGCTGCGGCGTTCGCCCTCGCCTTCATCGCGTGGGGAGTCTTCGCGGGGGACAACCTCGCCGGCACCACGAGCACGGTGCTCGCCTGGGTCGTGGAGTACTTCGGCTTCTTCTTCACGACCATCGCCACGATCATCCTCGTGTTCATGCTGTTCGTCGGCTTCAGCAAGTACGGGCGCATCCCGCTCGGCCGCGACGACGAGGAGCCGGAGTTCTCGATGTTCTCGTGGATCTCCATGCTCTTCGCGGCGGGCATGGGCATCGGCCTGGTGTTCTGGGGTGCGGCGGAACCGCTGACGTTCTTCGAGAACCCGCCGCCGGGCACCGTCGAGGCGAACACCCTCGAGGCCATGCACACCGCGCAGGCCCAGGTGCTCTACCACTGGGGTCCGCAGGCCTGGGCGTTCTACGCGCTCGTCGGTGGGGCCATCGCCTACGGCGCCTACCGCCGCGGCCGCACGCCGCTGATCTCGTCGATCTTCGCCCCGCTGCTCGGCGAGAACCGCACGACGGGCCCGGTCGGCCGCACGATCGACATCTTCTCCATCATCGTGACGCTGTTCGGCACGGCCGCCTCCCTCGGTCTCGGGGCGCTGCAGATCGGCCACGGCGTCGAGCTCGTCAGCGGCATCGGACCGCTCGGCAACGGCATCCTCATCGCGGTCATCGCGGTGCTCACGGCGTGCTTCATCGCCTCCGCTGTCTCCGGCGTCTCCAAGGGCATCCGGGCGCTGTCGAACATCAACGCCGTCGTCGCGATCCTGCTCGCGTTCTTCGTGTTCTTCGTCGGTCCGACGCTGCTGATCCTCAACGTGATCCCGTCGGTCGCCGTGCAGTTCCTCGGCGATCTGCCGACCATGATCGGCCGCTCCGCATCGCAGGGAGAGGCCGCGCAGGCCTTCCTGTCGAGCTGGACGATCTTCTACTGGGCGTGGTGGATCTCCTGGTCGCCGTTCGTCGGCATGTTCATCGCGAAGATCTCCCGCGGACGCTCGCTCCGTCAGTTCGTGTCGGTCGTCATCGTCGTGCCCTCCGCGATCTCGCTCGTGTGGTTCGCGATCTTCGGCACGACGGCCATCCAGCAGCAGATGGACGGCGCAGGCCTCGTCGTCGACCCGCCGGAGGAGGTGCTGTTCGGGGTGCTGGAGAACCTGCCGTTCCCGCTCATCACCAGCATCGTGCTCATCCTCCTCATCGCGATCTTCTTCATCACGGGCGCCGATTCCGCCTCACTCGTCATGGGCACGCTGTCCCAGCAGGGCCGCCCGGAGCCGTCGCGCTGGGTCGCCGTCGTCTGGGGTGTGTTGGTCGGTGTGATCGCCGCGGTGCTGCTCGTCAGCGGCGCCGAGGGGAGCGGCCTGCAGTCGCTGCAGAACGCGACGATCATCGCGGCGCTGCCGTTCGCGATCATCATGGCGTTCATGATGATCGCGTTCATGAAGGATCTGCGGCGCGATCCCCTGATCCTGCGCGACCGCTACGCCAGGGCCGCCGTCCGCCACAGCGTCATGGCCGGACTCGAGGAGTACGGCGACGACTTCGCGCTCGTGCCGGTCGAGTACGACCACTCGGAGGACGACCTCGCCTGGATCGACGAGGACACCGTCGACGACACCCTCGCCGAGGTGTACGAGGCCGCGACCGAGGCGATCGACATCATCCCGCCGGCCGAGGTGGATGCCGCCGTCGATGCCGCGATGGACGCCCCTGCCGACAAGGACTGA
- a CDS encoding MFS transporter, protein MNRVRHAGRSFLGLPGTFFVFLSTIAVSNLGDAFRVMSLNLWFYEETPDKELTRVLLLLAGVVPGMLFAPIAGAIADRFDLRKTFIATMLIRGALSVALAVVAWVVAPGALAYVLVFSAATASVFFASSAFVFVPRLVRRGMIPRANSIIQAVSWALASVGPALAALAFAAYGPSVAFLLDAVSFLISAALLRVLIRPEPTSGEKTPLRVSIRTGLVEAADSIRGIPEAVGLLARNRLALGVLVASYGVTFTAGVNSFGLLFLLDDELGLPVETLGIVLSWNGLIAVVAALLVGIFVKWVKVKPLFLVCLAFFVVAQFVMGMAPNIGVLLVGVGISALVNAPYNVAVTSLFQTSVEDEHLGRIGGLDEMAENVIQILVFLSAGIIVTVAGPRLALVGAGVVALVLLCLGATLIRGLQPRDEADESDETTPEQTVPTA, encoded by the coding sequence ATGAACAGAGTGCGGCACGCCGGAAGGTCGTTCCTCGGCCTCCCCGGGACCTTCTTCGTGTTCCTGAGCACGATCGCCGTGTCGAACCTCGGCGACGCCTTCCGGGTCATGTCGTTGAATCTCTGGTTCTACGAGGAGACGCCGGACAAGGAGCTCACTCGCGTTCTTCTCCTGTTGGCAGGAGTCGTCCCCGGAATGCTCTTCGCTCCGATCGCCGGAGCGATCGCCGATCGCTTCGACCTTCGGAAGACGTTCATCGCCACCATGCTCATCCGCGGCGCTCTCAGCGTGGCGCTCGCTGTCGTCGCATGGGTGGTTGCTCCCGGCGCGCTCGCCTATGTGCTCGTCTTCAGCGCAGCGACGGCGAGCGTCTTCTTCGCCTCGTCGGCGTTCGTCTTCGTGCCCCGCCTGGTTCGGCGCGGGATGATCCCCCGCGCGAACAGCATCATCCAGGCGGTGAGCTGGGCCCTCGCCTCCGTCGGTCCGGCGTTGGCGGCACTTGCCTTCGCCGCCTACGGCCCGTCGGTCGCCTTCCTCCTGGACGCGGTGTCTTTCCTCATCTCTGCCGCGCTCCTGCGGGTCCTGATCCGCCCGGAGCCCACGAGTGGAGAGAAGACGCCACTCCGCGTCAGCATCCGCACCGGCCTGGTGGAGGCCGCCGACTCGATCCGCGGCATTCCCGAAGCTGTCGGCCTCTTGGCGCGCAATCGACTCGCGCTCGGCGTGCTGGTCGCTTCCTACGGCGTGACGTTCACTGCGGGCGTCAACTCCTTCGGTCTCCTCTTCCTGCTCGACGATGAACTCGGCCTCCCGGTCGAGACCCTCGGAATCGTGCTGTCGTGGAACGGACTGATCGCGGTCGTCGCTGCTTTGCTCGTGGGGATCTTCGTGAAGTGGGTGAAGGTCAAACCGTTATTCCTTGTCTGCCTCGCCTTCTTCGTGGTCGCGCAGTTCGTGATGGGCATGGCACCCAACATCGGAGTCCTCCTCGTCGGCGTGGGTATCAGCGCGCTCGTCAACGCGCCCTACAACGTCGCCGTCACCTCGCTCTTCCAGACGAGCGTCGAGGACGAACACCTGGGGCGCATCGGCGGGCTCGACGAGATGGCCGAGAACGTCATCCAGATCCTCGTCTTCCTCTCCGCCGGCATCATCGTGACGGTGGCCGGCCCCCGGCTCGCCCTCGTCGGCGCCGGGGTGGTCGCTCTCGTCCTGCTGTGCCTGGGCGCCACGCTCATACGCGGCCTTCAGCCCCGCGACGAGGCCGATGAGTCGGATGAGACGACACCGGAGCAGACGGTCCCCACAGCGTAG
- a CDS encoding SDR family oxidoreductase: MSELTQPTGREDALRAAPRDDGSAPRALVLGATGYIGGRLTPRLLNAGYRVRVLARDAVRAASFGWGEECEIFEGSADDEHAVASAMDDVDVVYYLIHSMSAGKSFEESDERAAATVATAAARAGVRRIVYLGGLHPDDVKLSPHLRSRVHVGEIFLESGVPTLVLQAGVVIGSGSASFEMIRHLTDVLPYMPAPKWVRNRIQPIAVRDVLHYLLGAARVDDQVNRAVDIGGPDVLRYGQMMNGYAVEAGLRQRAIAALPVLTPELASHWVNLVTPVPRSIARPLVASLQNECIMKDHAVDALIPRPEGGLTPYRRSVALALGRVDADAVETSWQDAEVTGAPSDPLPSDPDWAGRTVFTDKRSVATRASVAELWRVILGIGGENGWYSSPLLWAVRGLMDRVVGGVGLRRGRRSRTAARVGDAIDFWRVEAVEQTEEGHLLRLRAEMKVPGEAWLELRAVPDGDGARYEQRAVFFPRGLLGRLYWLAVLPFHGLIFSGMAARITAAAEAGDHAGSGVLREDVPDPA, translated from the coding sequence ATGAGCGAGCTCACCCAGCCCACCGGTCGCGAGGACGCCCTTCGGGCTGCCCCCCGCGACGACGGCTCCGCGCCCCGCGCCCTCGTGCTCGGCGCCACCGGCTACATCGGCGGCCGCCTGACCCCGCGCCTGCTGAACGCCGGCTACCGGGTCCGGGTCCTCGCCCGCGACGCCGTCCGCGCCGCCTCCTTCGGCTGGGGCGAGGAGTGCGAGATCTTCGAGGGGTCCGCCGACGACGAGCACGCCGTCGCCTCCGCGATGGACGACGTCGACGTCGTGTACTACCTCATCCACTCCATGTCGGCCGGCAAGAGCTTCGAGGAGAGCGACGAGCGCGCGGCGGCCACCGTCGCCACCGCGGCCGCCCGAGCCGGGGTGCGGCGGATCGTCTACCTCGGCGGCCTGCACCCGGACGACGTGAAGCTCTCCCCTCACCTGCGCTCCCGGGTCCACGTCGGCGAGATCTTCCTGGAGTCCGGGGTGCCGACCCTCGTCCTGCAGGCGGGCGTGGTGATCGGCTCCGGTTCGGCGTCCTTCGAGATGATCCGGCACCTCACCGACGTGCTGCCGTACATGCCGGCGCCGAAGTGGGTGCGCAACCGCATCCAGCCCATCGCCGTGCGCGACGTGCTGCACTACCTGCTCGGGGCGGCACGGGTCGACGACCAGGTGAACCGCGCGGTCGACATCGGCGGACCGGATGTGCTGCGCTACGGGCAGATGATGAACGGGTACGCGGTGGAGGCCGGACTGCGGCAGCGCGCCATCGCCGCCCTTCCGGTGCTGACCCCGGAGCTCGCCTCGCACTGGGTGAACCTCGTCACGCCGGTGCCGCGCTCCATCGCCCGGCCCCTCGTCGCCTCGCTGCAGAACGAGTGCATCATGAAGGACCACGCCGTCGACGCGCTCATCCCGCGGCCCGAGGGCGGGCTCACGCCGTATCGCCGGTCCGTGGCGCTGGCCCTCGGCCGGGTGGACGCGGACGCCGTGGAGACGAGCTGGCAGGACGCCGAGGTGACCGGCGCCCCGAGCGACCCGCTGCCGAGCGACCCCGACTGGGCCGGACGCACCGTCTTCACGGACAAGCGCTCCGTCGCGACGCGCGCGTCCGTCGCGGAGCTGTGGCGCGTCATCCTCGGGATCGGCGGGGAGAACGGGTGGTACTCGTCGCCGCTGCTCTGGGCGGTGCGGGGGCTCATGGACCGCGTGGTCGGCGGCGTGGGGCTCCGCCGCGGACGCCGCAGCCGCACCGCCGCCCGCGTCGGGGATGCGATCGACTTCTGGCGCGTCGAGGCGGTCGAGCAGACCGAGGAGGGGCATCTGCTGCGACTCCGCGCCGAGATGAAGGTGCCGGGCGAGGCCTGGCTCGAACTGCGCGCGGTGCCCGACGGCGACGGCGCCCGCTACGAGCAGCGTGCCGTGTTCTTCCCCCGCGGGCTCCTCGGCCGGCTGTACTGGCTCGCCGTGCTGCCCTTCCACGGACTCATCTTCTCCGGCATGGCCGCGCGGATCACCGCGGCTGCCGAGGCAGGCGACCACGCCGGTTCAGGCGTCCTGCGAGAGGACGTGCCTGATCCGGCGTGA
- a CDS encoding SDR family NAD(P)-dependent oxidoreductase — protein sequence MAQYDVSNRSAIVTGAGSGIGRAVALLLAQNGAAVVVNDLNAEHANAVVEEIRAAGGTAEASVGDATDPVWIASSVELANSLAPLRIGVNNAGIGGATAPTADYEEDAWDKVIAINLNAVFRNMKAQIPSILANGGGSVVNIASILGSVGFAGSPAYVTAKHGVVGMTKTAALEYSAQGVRVNSVGPGFIDTPLLANMGDEAKDFLVSKHPIGRLGQAEEVANLVVFLASDAASFITGSYHLVDGGYTAL from the coding sequence GTGGCTCAGTACGACGTCTCGAACCGCTCGGCGATCGTGACAGGAGCGGGCAGCGGCATCGGCCGCGCGGTCGCCCTGCTGCTGGCGCAGAACGGCGCGGCGGTGGTGGTCAACGACCTGAACGCGGAGCACGCGAACGCGGTCGTCGAGGAGATCCGCGCCGCTGGCGGCACCGCGGAGGCGTCGGTCGGCGACGCGACGGACCCGGTCTGGATCGCCTCGTCGGTCGAGCTCGCCAACTCGCTCGCCCCGCTCCGCATCGGCGTCAACAACGCCGGCATCGGCGGCGCCACCGCGCCCACCGCGGACTACGAGGAAGACGCGTGGGACAAGGTGATCGCCATCAACCTCAACGCCGTGTTCCGCAACATGAAGGCGCAGATCCCGTCGATCCTCGCCAACGGCGGCGGCTCGGTCGTGAACATCGCCTCGATCCTCGGCAGCGTCGGCTTCGCGGGCTCCCCCGCCTACGTCACCGCCAAGCATGGCGTCGTCGGCATGACGAAGACCGCCGCCCTCGAGTACTCCGCGCAGGGCGTCCGCGTGAACTCGGTCGGCCCCGGCTTCATCGACACCCCGCTCCTGGCGAACATGGGCGACGAGGCGAAGGACTTCCTCGTGTCCAAGCACCCGATCGGGCGCCTGGGCCAGGCCGAGGAGGTCGCGAACCTCGTGGTGTTCCTCGCGAGCGACGCCGCGAGCTTTATCACCGGTAGCTACCACCTGGTCGACGGCGGCTACACCGCCCTCTGA
- a CDS encoding SRPBCC family protein gives MPVTDIITDAENLTMTVVADLAAPVERVWAAYTDPQQLERFWGPPGWPATFTRWDHTVGGRAVYTMNGPRGEKASGTWEFLEIDAPRSFTVLDSFADEEGTPDANLPSMRMTFTFEPTAEGTRMVNTSHFTSAEALEQVVAMGAVEGTRMAMAQLDAVLQDLRDYAQGKGTRVELLDDTHVRITRLVEGPRELVWRAHFEPELIRQWMLGPDGWEMTECVSATEVGQSYRNSWAPVGDTEGEPFGFEGEALLIDAPKRAVTTERMQGMSTETLNDLNLYEEDGATLVTVLIEYPDKETRDMILATGMADGMEASFARLERELLSV, from the coding sequence ATGCCTGTCACGGACATCATCACGGATGCCGAGAACCTCACCATGACCGTCGTCGCCGACCTCGCCGCGCCCGTCGAGCGCGTCTGGGCCGCCTACACCGACCCGCAGCAGCTCGAGCGGTTCTGGGGTCCTCCCGGCTGGCCGGCCACCTTCACCCGATGGGACCACACCGTCGGCGGGCGAGCCGTCTACACGATGAACGGTCCCCGCGGGGAGAAGGCCTCCGGCACGTGGGAGTTCCTGGAGATCGACGCGCCGCGCAGCTTCACGGTGCTCGACTCGTTCGCCGACGAGGAGGGCACGCCGGATGCGAACCTCCCCTCCATGCGCATGACCTTCACGTTCGAGCCGACGGCCGAGGGCACACGCATGGTCAACACGAGCCACTTCACGTCTGCCGAGGCGCTCGAGCAGGTCGTCGCGATGGGTGCCGTTGAGGGCACCCGGATGGCCATGGCCCAGCTCGACGCCGTGTTGCAGGACCTCCGCGACTACGCGCAGGGCAAGGGCACGCGGGTGGAGCTGCTCGACGACACGCACGTGCGCATCACCCGCCTCGTCGAGGGTCCGCGCGAGCTGGTGTGGCGCGCCCACTTCGAGCCCGAACTCATCCGGCAGTGGATGCTCGGGCCGGACGGGTGGGAGATGACCGAGTGCGTGTCGGCGACCGAGGTCGGCCAGTCGTACCGGAACTCCTGGGCGCCCGTGGGCGACACGGAGGGTGAGCCGTTCGGATTCGAGGGGGAGGCACTGCTGATCGACGCCCCGAAGCGCGCCGTCACCACCGAGCGGATGCAGGGCATGTCGACCGAGACGCTCAACGACCTCAACCTCTACGAGGAGGACGGCGCGACCCTCGTCACGGTGCTCATCGAGTATCCGGACAAGGAGACGCGCGACATGATCCTCGCCACCGGCATGGCCGACGGCATGGAGGCCTCGTTCGCGCGACTGGAGCGGGAGCTGCTGTCCGTCTGA
- a CDS encoding ArsR/SmtB family transcription factor: protein MVAQTELSEAEVDRVFHALATSTRRDILRRTIEREQSVSTLASEYEMSFAAVQKHVAVLEAANLIVKRAEGRERLVRANPEMIARARALLARYEELWRSRIARLDDLLAEPSPPAGKRPASTDPTSSQRNESQGD, encoded by the coding sequence ATGGTTGCACAAACGGAGTTGAGCGAAGCGGAGGTCGACCGTGTGTTCCACGCACTGGCGACGTCGACCCGGCGGGACATCCTGCGCCGGACGATCGAGCGGGAGCAGTCCGTCTCGACCCTCGCCTCGGAGTACGAGATGTCGTTCGCCGCGGTCCAGAAGCACGTGGCCGTGCTCGAGGCGGCGAACCTCATCGTCAAGCGCGCCGAGGGACGCGAGCGGCTCGTCCGCGCGAACCCCGAGATGATCGCCCGCGCCAGGGCGCTCCTCGCCCGATACGAAGAGTTGTGGCGGTCGCGCATCGCCCGGCTCGACGATCTCCTGGCCGAGCCCTCCCCGCCCGCGGGAAAGAGACCGGCCTCCACCGACCCCACCAGCAGTCAACGCAACGAATCGCAAGGAGACTGA
- a CDS encoding MarR family winged helix-turn-helix transcriptional regulator, protein MTDSTGEFHASGYWYPDSERATTVDVLNMLRRYRSAETAMRARTRASMGMNETDLVALRFLLREQKAGRIVRPIDLARMLDISTASTTTLIDRLEKGGHARREPHPTDRRAGIVVPTVSSDDEVRATLGAMHRRMLSLVDDLTDEERVVVMRFLVGMTAAIQEAAEADAVHGGADLVEEPA, encoded by the coding sequence GTGACCGACAGCACCGGTGAGTTCCACGCCTCCGGATACTGGTACCCCGACAGCGAGCGCGCCACCACGGTCGACGTGCTCAACATGCTGCGGCGCTACCGCAGTGCCGAGACGGCGATGCGCGCCCGCACGCGCGCGTCCATGGGCATGAACGAGACCGACCTCGTCGCCCTCCGGTTCCTGCTGCGCGAGCAGAAGGCCGGTCGCATCGTGCGGCCGATCGATCTGGCGCGCATGCTCGACATCTCCACCGCGTCGACGACGACGCTCATCGACCGGCTGGAGAAGGGCGGGCACGCGCGCCGCGAACCGCACCCGACCGACCGCCGCGCCGGCATCGTCGTGCCCACCGTGAGCAGCGACGACGAGGTGCGCGCGACACTCGGTGCCATGCACCGCCGGATGCTCTCCCTCGTGGACGACCTCACCGATGAGGAGCGCGTGGTCGTCATGCGGTTCCTCGTCGGGATGACCGCCGCGATCCAGGAGGCCGCCGAGGCGGACGCCGTGCACGGCGGCGCCGACCTCGTGGAGGAGCCGGCCTAG
- a CDS encoding MarR family winged helix-turn-helix transcriptional regulator → MGNTSTDVTTSALARDVDDFRRADAQLNRRLAARREPNDTDRAAMHFISTAPVEKPVTPRDLATYLGISTAAVTSVVRRMSERGQIVVAPHPLDARSKVLRPSLRDLHGQGDELAQRVAAIEGEFTAEEAAVISRFLRRLTDELGDLP, encoded by the coding sequence ATGGGAAACACGAGTACCGACGTCACGACCTCAGCGCTCGCTCGCGATGTCGACGACTTCCGTCGCGCCGACGCGCAGTTGAACCGCCGTCTCGCCGCCCGGCGCGAACCCAACGATACCGACCGTGCGGCGATGCACTTCATCAGCACCGCGCCCGTCGAGAAGCCCGTCACTCCCCGCGACCTCGCCACCTACCTCGGCATCAGTACGGCCGCCGTCACGAGCGTCGTGCGACGGATGTCGGAGCGGGGGCAGATCGTCGTCGCGCCTCACCCCCTGGATGCGCGGTCCAAGGTCCTCCGGCCGTCGCTCCGCGATCTGCACGGACAGGGCGACGAGCTGGCGCAGCGCGTGGCCGCCATCGAAGGCGAGTTCACCGCGGAGGAGGCGGCCGTGATCTCCCGCTTCTTGCGCCGTCTCACCGACGAACTCGGCGATCTCCCCTGA
- a CDS encoding MFS transporter produces MESIRRLPADRATRRARIAVSALFLTNGALFANILPRYPEIKAALGLDNLGYGLALAAFPAGAIAAGLLAATLIRRFGSARIAVIGTVLTSPGLLSAALSPTGVLFAIALFVGGASDAITDVAQNAHGLRVQRRYGRSIINSFHAIWSIGAVIGGVMAAGAIALQLPLAVHLGTSTAVFATVALVALRFCLRGRDDETEADAVAEPQEISGAVRRGVPARTIIAVIALTLIAMAGAIAEDAGNSWATLYLGDSLGAAAAVAPLGFIALVGAQFVGRLLGDPMTDRFGQRAVARVGGLIAAVGMTLALLFPSVPGTILGFAAVGFGIATLIPAAMHAADELPGLRPGVGLTVVSWLLRLGFLLSPPFVGWLAETQSLRVGLVVAPVAALVAVLLAGFLDARRPRNASD; encoded by the coding sequence ATCGAATCGATTCGACGACTCCCCGCGGACCGTGCCACCCGGCGCGCGCGCATCGCCGTCTCGGCGCTGTTCCTCACGAACGGCGCCCTGTTCGCGAACATCCTGCCGCGCTACCCCGAGATCAAGGCCGCCCTCGGCCTGGACAACCTCGGCTACGGTCTCGCGCTCGCCGCCTTCCCCGCCGGCGCGATCGCGGCCGGACTCCTGGCGGCCACGCTGATCCGTCGCTTCGGGTCGGCGCGCATCGCGGTCATCGGCACCGTGCTCACGAGCCCCGGCCTGCTGTCGGCGGCGTTGTCTCCGACCGGCGTCCTCTTCGCGATCGCCCTCTTCGTCGGCGGCGCCTCCGATGCCATCACCGATGTCGCGCAGAACGCCCACGGCCTGCGCGTGCAGCGGCGGTACGGGCGCTCCATCATCAACTCCTTCCACGCCATCTGGTCCATCGGTGCGGTGATCGGCGGAGTGATGGCCGCGGGCGCGATCGCGCTGCAGCTCCCGCTCGCCGTCCACCTGGGGACCTCGACTGCGGTGTTCGCGACGGTCGCCCTCGTCGCCCTCCGCTTCTGCCTGCGGGGTCGCGACGACGAGACGGAGGCGGACGCCGTGGCGGAACCGCAGGAGATCTCCGGCGCCGTCCGCCGCGGTGTCCCGGCCCGGACGATCATCGCCGTCATCGCCCTGACCCTCATCGCGATGGCCGGGGCCATCGCCGAAGACGCAGGCAACTCGTGGGCCACCCTCTACCTCGGCGACTCCCTGGGAGCGGCGGCAGCCGTCGCGCCGCTCGGGTTCATCGCCCTCGTCGGCGCGCAGTTCGTCGGCCGTCTGCTCGGCGATCCGATGACCGACCGCTTCGGGCAGCGCGCGGTGGCGCGGGTCGGCGGCCTCATCGCCGCCGTCGGGATGACGCTCGCGCTGCTGTTCCCGAGCGTGCCCGGCACGATCCTCGGGTTCGCGGCCGTGGGCTTCGGCATCGCCACCCTCATCCCCGCCGCGATGCACGCCGCCGACGAGCTCCCGGGACTGCGGCCCGGTGTCGGGCTCACCGTGGTGTCCTGGCTGCTGCGGCTCGGCTTCCTGCTGTCGCCGCCGTTCGTCGGGTGGCTGGCGGAGACGCAGAGCCTGCGCGTGGGTCTCGTGGTGGCACCGGTCGCGGCGCTCGTGGCCGTGCTGCTCGCGGGATTCCTGGACGCCCGGCGCCCGCGGAACGCGTCGGACTAG
- a CDS encoding DUF7882 family protein, whose translation MGTLTYANLAEPIEIDDELLAHLRAATVTKLRRNEPFALTVETGADRTETLWIHASIPIRFVVETSVTLQRPLLARLMQAAGSTGGLDLTDPELALDAVSRELHAMSA comes from the coding sequence ATGGGAACCCTCACCTACGCGAACCTCGCCGAGCCGATCGAGATCGACGACGAGCTGCTCGCCCACCTTCGCGCCGCCACCGTCACCAAGCTGCGGCGCAACGAGCCGTTCGCGCTCACGGTGGAGACCGGCGCCGACCGCACCGAGACGCTGTGGATCCACGCGTCCATCCCGATCCGCTTCGTCGTCGAGACGTCGGTCACCCTGCAGCGACCGCTGCTGGCCCGTCTCATGCAGGCCGCGGGTTCGACCGGCGGACTCGACCTCACCGACCCCGAGCTCGCGCTCGATGCGGTATCGCGCGAATTGCACGCGATGTCCGCCTGA